A region from the Nocardia terpenica genome encodes:
- the cobA gene encoding uroporphyrinogen-III C-methyltransferase, protein MPHTPDDQQAGDPNYVVGLDLAGRRVVVVGGGTVAQRRLGLLIASGAEVHVISRAVTPAVEGMATAGQLTLALRDYADGDLDGAWYAIACTDEPDTNAAIVAEATRRRVFCVRADNARLGTAVTPATARYEGLTLGVLAGGQHRRSAAVRTALLEALQSGLVTDDSAPVAPGVALVGGGPGDPDLITVRGRRLLARADLVVADRLAPPELLAELGSEVEVVDAAKIPYGRAMAQDAINTALIEGAKAGKFVVRLKGGDPYVFGRGYEELEACVAAGVPVTVVPGVTSAISVPALAGIPVTHRGVTHEFVVVSGHVAPDHPDSLVDWPALARLRGTLVLLMAVERIEQFATALRDGGRPAATPVTVIQEGTLRTQRILRADLATVAERVRAESIRPPAIIVIGPTAGFAAGDSN, encoded by the coding sequence GTGCCGCACACCCCAGACGACCAGCAAGCCGGTGACCCGAACTATGTTGTCGGGCTCGATCTCGCGGGCCGCCGCGTCGTCGTGGTGGGCGGCGGGACCGTCGCCCAGCGACGGCTGGGACTGCTCATCGCCTCCGGTGCCGAGGTCCATGTGATCAGCCGGGCCGTCACACCGGCCGTCGAGGGTATGGCGACGGCCGGGCAGCTCACGCTCGCTCTGCGCGACTACGCCGACGGAGATCTCGACGGCGCCTGGTATGCCATCGCCTGCACCGACGAGCCGGACACCAATGCCGCGATCGTCGCCGAGGCGACCCGTCGGCGCGTGTTCTGCGTGCGCGCCGACAATGCCCGCCTCGGCACCGCGGTCACTCCCGCCACCGCCCGCTACGAGGGGCTGACGCTGGGGGTGCTCGCGGGCGGGCAGCATCGCCGGTCCGCCGCGGTGCGCACCGCGCTGCTGGAGGCGCTGCAATCCGGCCTCGTCACCGACGATTCCGCCCCGGTGGCGCCCGGTGTCGCCCTCGTCGGCGGCGGTCCGGGCGATCCGGATCTGATCACCGTGCGCGGCCGCCGGCTGCTGGCGCGCGCGGATCTCGTTGTCGCCGACCGGCTCGCGCCGCCCGAACTGCTCGCCGAGTTGGGCTCCGAGGTCGAGGTCGTCGACGCCGCCAAGATCCCCTACGGCCGGGCCATGGCACAGGATGCCATCAATACCGCGCTCATCGAGGGGGCCAAGGCGGGCAAGTTCGTGGTCCGCCTCAAGGGCGGCGACCCGTACGTCTTCGGCCGCGGCTACGAGGAACTCGAGGCGTGCGTCGCGGCGGGCGTTCCCGTGACCGTGGTTCCCGGCGTCACCAGCGCCATCTCGGTCCCCGCCCTGGCGGGCATTCCCGTCACCCACCGCGGCGTGACACACGAATTCGTCGTGGTCAGCGGCCACGTGGCCCCCGACCATCCCGACTCCCTCGTCGACTGGCCCGCCCTCGCCCGCCTGCGCGGCACCCTCGTGCTGCTGATGGCGGTCGAACGCATCGAACAATTCGCCACCGCCCTGCGTGACGGCGGCCGTCCCGCCGCCACGCCCGTCACCGTCATCCAGGAGGGCACCCTGCGCACCCAGCGCATCCTCCGGGCCGACCTCGCCACCGTCGCGGAGCGCGTTCGCGCGGAATCGATCCGCCCCCCGGCGATAATCGTCATCGGCCCGACGGCGGGATTTGCCGCGGGGGATTCGAACTAG
- a CDS encoding TIGR03086 family metal-binding protein, whose protein sequence is MDRFVRASADFARVLREVEPAQWVRPTPCAEWNVRQLVNHMARGNIGYAMLAAGGSGTEFLELRDADALGDDPVGAYLDSVTACIRAFAEPDALHRILDYPLGKVTGRQALAVRTTDSVVHTWDLARAIGADDAMDAGLVDWILENLEHIYANLPETPIDPETTHRFFAAATGTAGPSLREQLLFRMGRSPDWRPL, encoded by the coding sequence ATGGATAGATTCGTTCGCGCGAGCGCCGACTTCGCGCGGGTGCTGCGGGAAGTCGAACCGGCGCAGTGGGTTCGGCCCACGCCGTGCGCGGAATGGAATGTGCGGCAGCTGGTGAATCACATGGCGCGCGGCAATATCGGCTACGCCATGCTGGCCGCGGGCGGATCGGGGACGGAATTCCTGGAACTGCGCGATGCCGACGCGCTCGGCGACGATCCGGTGGGCGCGTATCTGGACTCGGTCACCGCCTGCATCCGGGCATTCGCCGAACCCGATGCGCTGCACCGGATTCTGGACTATCCGCTCGGCAAGGTGACCGGGCGGCAGGCCCTGGCGGTGCGCACCACCGACAGCGTCGTGCACACCTGGGACCTGGCCCGCGCGATCGGCGCGGACGACGCCATGGACGCGGGACTCGTCGACTGGATCCTCGAAAATCTGGAGCACATCTACGCGAATCTGCCCGAGACGCCGATAGATCCGGAAACCACGCACCGATTCTTCGCCGCCGCCACCGGAACCGCGGGGCCTTCGCTGCGAGAGCAACTGCTGTTCCGGATGGGACGCTCACCGGACTGGCGGCCCCTGTGA
- a CDS encoding Fur family transcriptional regulator yields the protein MLRGAALRVTAPRVAVLAAVHDHPHADTDSILGLVRASLGTVSHQAVYDVLRVLTEVRLIRRIQPMGSVARYETRVGDNHHHLVCRNCGAIVDVDCAVGEAPCLTAADDNGFVLDEAEVIYWGLCPECSTAQPTRSHP from the coding sequence ATGTTGCGTGGGGCCGCTCTTCGGGTGACGGCACCGCGGGTTGCGGTGCTGGCGGCGGTGCACGATCATCCGCACGCCGATACCGATTCGATCCTCGGACTCGTCCGCGCCAGCCTCGGCACCGTCTCCCATCAGGCCGTCTACGACGTGCTGCGGGTGCTGACCGAGGTCCGCCTGATCCGGCGCATCCAGCCGATGGGCTCGGTGGCGCGCTACGAGACGCGGGTCGGCGACAACCATCATCACCTCGTGTGCCGCAACTGCGGCGCCATCGTCGACGTCGACTGCGCCGTCGGCGAGGCGCCCTGCCTGACCGCCGCCGACGACAACGGCTTCGTCCTCGATGAGGCCGAGGTCATCTACTGGGGTCTGTGCCCCGAGTGCTCGACCGCACAGCCCACCCGATCGCATCCGTGA
- a CDS encoding MFS transporter: MQYPVTRGAFGLPILVLSGLQLMVILDGSVVILALPRLQEQMGLSSSGSAWTVTAYGLTFAGLMLLGGRLGDCFGRKRMLIIGVSLFTLASLLCGLAQDEGMLIAARAIQGAGAAIAAPSAMALVASTYAPGPARNQAIAIFGSMAGVGSVGGLVIGGALAQYDWRWIFWINVPIGALILLGAVYKLRDTTHHRLTLDVRGSVLGTLACVSIVFGATEGPEMGWGSPVIVSALVVGVLLLAAFIFAERTVDNPVLPLSLFDHRDRVAAFIALLLGSGVLGAMTYFVAQFLQNVVGYSPLVAGLASIPFTVGAGIGTAIASKAVMVVRPRWLLAVAAVCLSTAGIYGSTLDGSVHYPTTLLPLLLVAGIGVGLVIVVTPLCLLVGVPVSEVGPLSAIGQMIFNLGTPIAVGVLSPVAASRTLSLGGRTGRAADMTPAQISALGSGYTLVLFVCGIGAIVVGLIALTLRYTTRDLARAQHAQEESQQA, translated from the coding sequence ATGCAATACCCGGTGACGAGGGGGGCCTTCGGGCTGCCGATTCTGGTGCTCAGTGGGCTCCAGTTGATGGTCATCCTGGACGGCTCGGTGGTGATTCTCGCGCTGCCCCGGTTACAGGAGCAGATGGGGCTGTCCAGTTCGGGCAGTGCGTGGACGGTGACCGCGTACGGGCTCACCTTCGCGGGGCTGATGCTGCTCGGTGGGCGGCTGGGCGACTGTTTCGGCCGCAAACGCATGCTGATCATCGGCGTCTCGCTGTTCACGCTGGCGTCGCTGCTGTGCGGGCTCGCGCAGGACGAGGGAATGCTCATCGCGGCCCGCGCGATTCAGGGTGCGGGCGCCGCCATCGCCGCGCCATCGGCCATGGCGCTCGTCGCCAGCACCTACGCGCCGGGGCCCGCGCGCAATCAGGCCATCGCGATCTTCGGGTCCATGGCCGGGGTCGGATCGGTCGGCGGTCTGGTCATCGGCGGTGCGCTCGCGCAGTACGACTGGCGGTGGATCTTCTGGATCAATGTGCCGATCGGCGCGCTGATCCTGCTGGGCGCGGTGTACAAGCTGCGCGACACCACCCACCACCGGCTCACCCTCGACGTGCGCGGCTCGGTTCTCGGCACCCTGGCCTGCGTGTCCATCGTGTTCGGCGCGACCGAGGGGCCCGAAATGGGTTGGGGCTCTCCGGTGATCGTGTCCGCGCTGGTCGTGGGCGTGCTGCTGCTGGCCGCCTTCATCTTCGCCGAGCGCACGGTCGACAATCCGGTGCTGCCGCTGTCGCTGTTCGACCATCGCGATCGGGTCGCGGCCTTCATCGCGCTGCTGCTGGGGTCGGGTGTGCTCGGCGCGATGACCTATTTCGTGGCGCAGTTCCTGCAGAACGTCGTCGGCTACTCGCCGCTGGTGGCGGGGCTGGCGTCGATTCCGTTCACGGTCGGCGCGGGCATCGGCACCGCGATCGCCTCCAAGGCGGTCATGGTCGTGCGGCCGCGCTGGCTGCTCGCCGTCGCGGCCGTGTGCCTGTCGACCGCCGGAATCTACGGCTCGACCCTGGACGGCAGCGTGCACTACCCGACCACGCTGCTCCCGCTGCTGCTGGTGGCGGGCATCGGCGTCGGCCTGGTGATCGTGGTGACGCCGCTGTGCCTGCTCGTCGGCGTCCCGGTCTCCGAGGTCGGCCCGCTGTCCGCCATCGGACAGATGATTTTCAACCTGGGCACCCCCATCGCCGTCGGCGTCCTCAGCCCCGTCGCCGCCTCCCGCACCCTGTCCCTCGGCGGTCGCACCGGCCGCGCCGCGGACATGACCCCCGCCCAGATCTCCGCGCTCGGCAGCGGATACACGCTGGTCCTGTTCGTCTGCGGCATCGGCGCGATCGTCGTCGGCCTCATCGCCCTCACCCTCCGCTACACGACCCGGGACCTGGCCCGGGCCCAGCATGCGCAGGAGGAGTCCCAGCAGGCCTGA
- a CDS encoding M28 family peptidase, translated as MTTVPGSRILGALAAAAALTITALPAAAAPTESLADALAQAVTGPDAYRHLQVLQAIADANGGVRAVNTPGLAATEDYLETTLTTAGYHPTVQDVPYTRFAVVAEDTRIVDGNTPLRTMLMDESPALSDVTAPAVPGPATGCQVGDYSGLNVSGAAVVLAAASCGVAQQVTAAAQAGARAVLLNSVTPDADTVQRLHWFGSAPPPIPLASISRNQAESLIGPHPQPVALRMNWQGHDEHGTTHTLIAETRGGSADHVAIVGAHLDSAADGPGIDDDGSAVAATLQTAIQLAPYQDGVTDRVRFIWWGAAELADAGAEHYVAQLSPTDRQAIQAYLDATMIASPNFVRYVMSGPGVLSQPFDDYLTARRLPFEHAGTDVVASDHEPFAAAGITVGGIFAGSLGVKTDAQASVYGGTAGQSYDPCDRQPCDRLDRIDTTALDQNARALAYAVGWTAARNFP; from the coding sequence GTGACGACCGTGCCCGGCAGCAGAATCCTCGGCGCGCTCGCCGCCGCCGCGGCATTGACGATCACTGCGCTACCGGCCGCGGCGGCCCCCACCGAAAGCCTGGCCGACGCGCTCGCGCAGGCGGTCACCGGCCCCGACGCCTACCGGCATCTGCAAGTGCTGCAAGCCATTGCCGACGCCAACGGCGGCGTGCGGGCCGTGAACACCCCCGGCCTCGCCGCCACCGAGGACTACCTCGAGACCACGCTGACCACGGCCGGATACCACCCGACCGTGCAGGACGTGCCCTACACCCGGTTCGCCGTCGTCGCCGAGGACACCCGCATCGTCGACGGGAACACACCGCTGCGCACCATGCTCATGGACGAATCCCCGGCCCTCTCCGATGTAACGGCACCCGCCGTCCCCGGACCCGCGACGGGTTGCCAGGTCGGCGACTACAGCGGGCTGAACGTGAGTGGCGCGGCCGTCGTGCTGGCGGCCGCCTCCTGCGGCGTCGCCCAGCAGGTCACCGCGGCCGCGCAGGCCGGTGCCCGTGCCGTGCTGCTGAATTCGGTCACCCCCGACGCCGACACCGTCCAGCGGCTGCACTGGTTCGGCTCCGCCCCGCCGCCGATACCGCTGGCGTCGATCTCACGAAACCAGGCGGAATCGCTGATCGGCCCGCACCCGCAACCGGTCGCGCTGCGCATGAACTGGCAGGGGCACGACGAGCACGGCACCACGCACACCCTCATCGCCGAAACCCGCGGCGGCAGCGCCGATCACGTCGCGATCGTCGGCGCCCACCTGGACAGCGCCGCCGACGGACCGGGCATCGACGACGACGGCTCGGCGGTCGCGGCCACGCTCCAGACCGCCATCCAACTCGCGCCGTACCAGGACGGGGTGACCGATCGGGTGCGGTTCATCTGGTGGGGCGCAGCCGAATTGGCCGACGCGGGCGCCGAACACTATGTCGCGCAACTGTCCCCGACCGACAGGCAGGCCATCCAGGCGTACCTCGACGCCACCATGATCGCCTCCCCCAATTTCGTCCGGTACGTCATGTCCGGCCCCGGGGTGCTGTCCCAGCCGTTCGACGACTACCTCACCGCGCGGCGGCTGCCGTTCGAGCATGCGGGCACCGATGTGGTCGCCTCCGATCACGAACCGTTCGCCGCGGCCGGGATCACCGTCGGCGGGATCTTCGCCGGTTCGCTGGGCGTCAAGACCGACGCCCAGGCCAGCGTGTACGGCGGAACCGCAGGCCAGAGCTACGATCCGTGCGACCGTCAGCCCTGCGACCGGCTCGACCGGATCGACACCACCGCGCTCGACCAGAACGCCCGGGCGCTGGCCTACGCGGTCGGATGGACCGCGGCGCGTAATTTCCCGTAG
- a CDS encoding DoxX family protein, translated as MDEGLVRVVAVTTSRAAAEPDFEGSRRATWNPLTRIAFRFCFLYFGLFCVTYPQLITDYVGFLNHLFPNYQEMVLWQTTLLNAPLTWVGRTVFGIDAVFRNNHSGDQTIYWVQLFCLLVIATAGTAIWTVLDRRRPDYRRLAGWFLLFIRMCVAASMMDFGWAKLFPTQMPVPSLTALLHPLGDFGPTGVLWTQVGLSPQYEMLLGLAEVLGGVLLFIPRTAVAGAMLTLIATAQVFVLNMTFGVPVKILSGHLLLMCLVLLAPEARRLLEGLFLDRATGPSTAPYPFHTRRSRRIAALVQVVLGLWVTANFAQIGWDTWRDEGPYRTKPPLYGIWSVRDFERDGQALPPLLTDGNRWQRIVFDTPGVMTYQRMDGTLVDTRLDIDTAGRHLTLAEAPTDTVAEPKPLGEFTFRQDAPDRLFLDGQLEGHRVTIALDHVDPNGFRLRSTGFRWIQDTPQF; from the coding sequence ATGGATGAGGGGTTGGTGCGCGTGGTCGCGGTCACGACGAGTAGGGCGGCGGCGGAGCCGGATTTCGAGGGGTCGAGGCGAGCGACGTGGAATCCACTGACGCGCATCGCATTCCGGTTCTGCTTCCTGTACTTCGGGCTGTTCTGTGTGACCTATCCGCAGTTGATCACCGACTACGTCGGTTTCCTGAATCACCTGTTTCCGAACTACCAGGAAATGGTGCTGTGGCAGACGACGCTGCTGAACGCGCCGCTGACCTGGGTGGGGCGCACCGTCTTCGGCATCGATGCCGTGTTCCGCAACAATCACAGCGGTGACCAGACCATCTACTGGGTGCAACTGTTCTGCCTGCTCGTGATCGCCACGGCGGGAACCGCGATCTGGACCGTGCTCGACCGGCGGCGGCCCGACTACCGGCGGCTCGCGGGCTGGTTCCTGCTGTTCATCCGGATGTGTGTGGCCGCATCGATGATGGATTTCGGCTGGGCCAAGCTGTTTCCGACGCAGATGCCGGTGCCCAGCCTGACCGCGCTGCTGCACCCCCTCGGGGATTTCGGGCCGACGGGCGTGCTGTGGACCCAGGTCGGCCTGTCACCGCAGTACGAAATGCTGCTCGGCCTCGCCGAGGTGCTCGGCGGCGTCCTGCTGTTCATACCGCGCACCGCCGTCGCCGGGGCGATGCTGACCCTGATCGCCACGGCCCAGGTGTTCGTGCTGAACATGACCTTCGGTGTGCCGGTGAAGATTCTGTCCGGCCACCTGCTGCTGATGTGCCTGGTGTTGCTGGCTCCGGAGGCGCGGCGATTGCTGGAGGGCCTGTTCCTCGACCGCGCGACCGGGCCGTCGACCGCGCCGTACCCGTTCCACACCCGCCGGTCCCGGCGCATCGCCGCCCTCGTGCAGGTGGTGCTGGGGCTGTGGGTCACGGCCAACTTCGCCCAGATCGGTTGGGACACCTGGCGCGACGAGGGCCCGTATCGCACCAAGCCACCGCTGTACGGCATCTGGTCGGTGCGGGACTTCGAGCGCGACGGACAGGCGCTGCCGCCGCTGCTGACCGACGGGAACCGCTGGCAGCGCATCGTTTTCGATACGCCGGGCGTCATGACCTACCAGCGCATGGACGGCACCCTGGTCGACACCCGCCTGGATATCGACACCGCCGGTCGGCACCTGACCCTGGCCGAAGCGCCGACCGATACCGTGGCGGAGCCGAAACCGCTGGGCGAGTTCACCTTCCGGCAGGACGCTCCCGACCGGCTGTTCCTGGACGGGCAGCTCGAGGGACACCGGGTCACCATCGCCCTCGACCACGTGGATCCGAACGGCTTCCGGTTGCGCAGCACGGGATTCCGCTGGATCCAGGACACGCCGCAATTCTGA
- a CDS encoding Uma2 family endonuclease: MATHSIACAHRRGWTYQQVRDIELPYDWELVDGEITVRPRTDLWRNRVRDALLIALGGSRRAPYAVFAQQCVLVDEYNPAVPDITVVDQTCVDPYSTECLPPEAVTLVVDIVSETDHIDAWFRKPQLYATAGIAYFWRVERDEADRPIVYEYWLDHESGEYLPAPSGPHTGTLATRAPYPVRVDLTGFGADGH; encoded by the coding sequence ATGGCCACGCACTCGATCGCCTGCGCACACCGCCGGGGATGGACATACCAGCAGGTCAGAGACATCGAGCTGCCATACGACTGGGAGCTGGTGGACGGTGAGATCACCGTCCGGCCGCGAACCGACCTGTGGCGCAACCGGGTTCGCGACGCGTTGCTGATCGCCCTCGGCGGGAGCAGGCGCGCCCCCTACGCGGTCTTCGCCCAGCAGTGCGTCCTGGTCGACGAATACAATCCGGCCGTACCGGACATCACGGTGGTCGATCAGACCTGCGTCGACCCCTACTCCACCGAATGCCTGCCGCCCGAGGCCGTCACCCTGGTGGTCGACATCGTCTCCGAAACCGACCATATCGACGCCTGGTTCCGCAAACCGCAGCTCTACGCCACCGCGGGCATCGCCTACTTCTGGCGCGTCGAACGCGACGAGGCCGACCGCCCCATCGTCTACGAATACTGGCTCGACCACGAGTCCGGCGAATACCTCCCGGCCCCGAGCGGCCCGCACACGGGAACGCTCGCCACCCGCGCGCCCTACCCGGTGCGCGTCGACCTCACCGGCTTCGGCGCCGACGGGCATTAG
- the katG gene encoding catalase/peroxidase HPI, producing the protein MPEEHPPIGEASTEPTANGCPVMSDRLAFPAEGGNANREWWPNQLNLKILQKNPAVANPMGADFDYAAEFKTLDLDAVRRDIEEVMTTSQDWWPADFGHYGPLFIRMAWHAAGTYRINDGRGGAGAGMQRFAPLNSWPDNASLDKARRLLWPVKQKYGRKLSWADLIVFAGNCALESMGFKTFGFGGGRVDQWEPEEDVYWGPEHTWLGDERYTGQRDLENPLAAVQMGLIYVNPEGPNGNPDPLAAAVDIRETFRRMAMNDVETAALIVGGHTFGKTHGAGDAALVGPEPEAAPLEEQGLGWRSRFGTGVGKDAITSGIEVTWTPTPTTWDNSFLETLYGYEWEKTKSPAGAWQWIPKDGAGAGTVPGPDDPAKTRTPSMLTTDLALRMDPIYEPITRRWLEHPEELADEFARAWYKLIHRDMGPKVRYLGPLVPEETLLWQDPIPAVDHELIGATQIAELKDRILSSGLTVPQLVSTTWAAASSFRGSDKRGGANGGRIRLQPQAGWEANEPDELAQVVRVLEGIQESFNSAQSGAVRVSFADLVVLGGVAAVEKAAKDAGFDIEVPFTPGRTDATQELTDVESFSALEPNADGFRNYLGKGNRLPAEYLLLDKANLLTLSAPELTVLVGGLRVLGANYKQSPLGVFTSKPGVLTNDFFVNLLDMRTKWEPSEADDGTYVGKDRATGQVKWTGSRVDLVFGSNSQLRAVAEVYATDDAKEKFARDFVAAFTKVTNLDRFELA; encoded by the coding sequence GTGCCTGAAGAACATCCGCCCATCGGAGAGGCCAGTACGGAACCCACCGCGAATGGTTGTCCCGTCATGTCCGATCGGCTCGCCTTCCCGGCCGAGGGCGGCAACGCCAACCGGGAATGGTGGCCCAACCAGCTGAATCTGAAGATCCTGCAGAAGAATCCCGCCGTCGCCAATCCGATGGGCGCGGATTTCGACTACGCCGCGGAGTTCAAGACCCTCGACCTGGACGCGGTCCGCCGCGACATCGAAGAGGTCATGACCACCTCGCAGGACTGGTGGCCCGCCGACTTCGGCCACTACGGCCCGCTGTTCATCCGGATGGCCTGGCATGCCGCCGGGACCTACCGCATCAACGACGGCCGCGGCGGAGCCGGTGCGGGCATGCAGCGGTTCGCGCCGCTCAACAGCTGGCCCGACAATGCCAGCCTGGACAAGGCCCGTCGCCTGCTGTGGCCGGTCAAGCAGAAGTACGGCCGCAAACTGTCCTGGGCCGACCTGATCGTGTTCGCGGGCAACTGCGCGCTGGAGTCCATGGGCTTCAAGACCTTCGGCTTCGGCGGCGGCCGCGTCGACCAGTGGGAGCCCGAGGAGGACGTGTACTGGGGCCCCGAGCACACCTGGCTCGGCGACGAGCGCTACACCGGTCAGCGCGACCTGGAAAACCCGCTGGCCGCAGTGCAAATGGGCCTGATCTACGTGAATCCCGAAGGGCCCAACGGCAATCCGGATCCGCTGGCCGCGGCCGTGGACATCCGGGAGACGTTCCGGCGCATGGCCATGAACGACGTCGAGACGGCGGCGCTCATCGTCGGCGGGCACACCTTCGGCAAGACCCACGGCGCCGGTGACGCCGCGCTGGTCGGCCCCGAGCCGGAGGCGGCCCCGCTGGAGGAACAGGGCCTGGGCTGGCGTAGCCGGTTCGGCACCGGCGTCGGCAAGGACGCCATTACCAGCGGTATCGAGGTCACCTGGACGCCCACGCCGACCACGTGGGACAACAGCTTCCTGGAGACGCTGTACGGCTACGAGTGGGAGAAGACCAAGAGCCCGGCCGGTGCCTGGCAGTGGATCCCCAAGGACGGGGCGGGCGCCGGGACGGTGCCCGGACCGGACGACCCGGCCAAGACCCGCACCCCGTCCATGCTGACCACCGACCTCGCGCTGCGGATGGACCCGATCTACGAGCCGATCACCCGGCGCTGGCTCGAGCATCCCGAGGAGCTGGCCGACGAATTCGCCAGGGCGTGGTACAAACTCATCCACCGCGACATGGGTCCCAAGGTCCGCTACCTCGGGCCGCTGGTCCCGGAGGAGACCCTGCTGTGGCAGGACCCGATCCCCGCGGTGGACCACGAACTGATCGGGGCCACCCAGATCGCCGAGCTCAAGGACCGCATCCTGTCCTCGGGATTGACGGTGCCGCAGCTGGTTTCGACCACGTGGGCGGCGGCGTCGTCGTTCCGCGGCAGCGACAAGCGCGGCGGCGCCAACGGCGGCCGCATCCGGTTGCAGCCGCAGGCCGGGTGGGAGGCCAACGAACCCGACGAGCTGGCGCAGGTGGTGCGCGTGCTGGAGGGTATTCAGGAGTCCTTCAACTCCGCCCAGTCCGGCGCCGTGCGGGTGTCGTTCGCCGATCTGGTCGTGCTCGGCGGTGTCGCGGCGGTCGAAAAGGCCGCCAAGGACGCCGGATTCGACATCGAGGTGCCGTTCACGCCGGGCCGCACGGACGCCACGCAGGAGCTCACCGATGTGGAGTCGTTCTCCGCGCTCGAGCCGAACGCGGACGGTTTCCGCAACTACCTCGGCAAGGGCAACCGGCTCCCCGCCGAGTACCTGCTGCTCGACAAGGCGAACCTGCTGACGCTCAGCGCGCCGGAGCTGACGGTCCTCGTCGGTGGCCTGCGCGTCCTCGGCGCGAACTACAAGCAGTCGCCGCTGGGCGTGTTCACCTCGAAGCCGGGGGTGCTGACCAACGACTTCTTCGTGAATCTGCTGGATATGCGCACCAAGTGGGAGCCGTCGGAGGCCGACGACGGCACCTATGTGGGTAAGGACCGCGCCACCGGCCAGGTGAAGTGGACCGGCAGCCGCGTCGACCTGGTCTTCGGGTCGAACTCGCAGCTGCGCGCCGTCGCGGAGGTCTACGCGACCGACGACGCCAAGGAGAAGTTCGCCCGCGACTTCGTCGCCGCCTTCACCAAGGTGACGAATTTGGATCGGTTCGAACTGGCCTGA
- a CDS encoding helix-turn-helix domain-containing protein, with amino-acid sequence MSVVLSTANLPAAERLDYWEYALGQVGPTFDVYGDPDREFQAWMQTGWIGGLQVGATASSRYDLVRTPRRIRDSDAAVYLCTIVTDGSMGVEQGGSTALLGRGDLAIVDNSRPFRYLGPTPRRLTLAKFPHTMIPLGRDRVAQLTGTRIPGASGTGALISTMLCQMVDQLDSADLADNQLLATAAADLVAAALATRLDLTAILPPESRQTTLLAHIRGFIEQHLDDPDLSPDAIAAAHHINPRYLRKLFQAQGQTVTGWIREQRLQRCRRDLLDPRLTDRPIAAIASRWGFLDIAHFTRTFHTAFGLPPAAYRQVHRQTGTS; translated from the coding sequence ATGAGTGTCGTCCTCAGCACCGCGAACCTGCCGGCGGCCGAACGCCTGGACTACTGGGAGTACGCGCTGGGTCAGGTGGGCCCGACCTTCGATGTCTACGGCGACCCCGATCGCGAATTCCAGGCCTGGATGCAGACCGGATGGATCGGCGGTTTGCAGGTCGGCGCCACGGCCAGCAGCCGATACGACCTGGTGCGCACGCCCCGGCGGATCCGTGACTCGGATGCCGCGGTGTATCTGTGCACCATCGTCACCGACGGCAGCATGGGTGTCGAACAGGGCGGCAGCACCGCGCTGTTGGGCCGCGGCGATCTGGCCATCGTCGACAACTCGCGCCCGTTCCGCTATCTCGGGCCGACCCCGCGCCGCCTCACCCTCGCCAAGTTCCCGCACACCATGATCCCGCTCGGCCGCGATCGCGTGGCGCAACTGACCGGCACCCGAATACCCGGCGCCAGCGGCACCGGCGCGCTGATCTCGACCATGCTGTGCCAGATGGTCGATCAGCTCGACTCCGCCGACCTGGCCGACAATCAGCTGCTCGCGACGGCCGCGGCGGATCTGGTCGCCGCCGCGCTGGCCACCCGCCTCGACCTCACCGCGATACTGCCGCCCGAATCACGGCAGACGACACTGCTCGCGCACATCCGCGGCTTCATCGAGCAGCACCTCGACGACCCCGACCTGTCCCCCGACGCCATTGCCGCCGCCCACCACATCAACCCCCGCTATCTCCGCAAACTGTTTCAGGCACAGGGCCAGACGGTCACCGGATGGATTCGCGAGCAACGCCTGCAACGCTGCCGCCGAGACCTCCTCGACCCGCGCCTGACCGACCGCCCGATCGCCGCCATCGCGTCCCGCTGGGGCTTCCTCGACATCGCGCACTTCACCCGCACCTTCCACACCGCCTTCGGGCTCCCGCCCGCCGCCTACCGTCAGGTGCACCGCCAGACCGGAACCTCCTGA
- a CDS encoding PPOX class F420-dependent oxidoreductase has translation MTIQLPTDLQKYLDEAKVFATMATVGRDGQPHLTVNWIERDGDELLYSTTVTRQQYKNLVRDPRVSVLINPPETPYVYAQIRGTATITPDPDRELPDRLSLKYTGQHYADFNPASVRDADRVIVRITPTKVTGQFS, from the coding sequence GTGACCATCCAACTTCCCACAGACCTGCAGAAGTATCTGGACGAGGCGAAGGTCTTCGCGACCATGGCCACCGTCGGGCGCGACGGGCAGCCGCATCTGACCGTCAATTGGATCGAACGCGACGGCGACGAACTGCTGTACTCCACCACCGTCACCCGCCAGCAGTACAAGAACCTGGTCCGCGACCCCCGCGTGAGCGTCCTGATCAACCCACCCGAAACCCCGTACGTGTACGCCCAGATCCGCGGCACCGCCACCATCACCCCGGACCCGGATCGCGAACTGCCCGACCGCCTGTCGCTGAAATACACCGGCCAGCACTACGCCGACTTCAACCCGGCGTCGGTGCGCGACGCCGACCGGGTCATCGTCCGCATCACGCCCACGAAGGTGACGGGCCAATTCTCCTGA